In one window of Bacillota bacterium LX-D DNA:
- a CDS encoding phenylacetate--CoA ligase, whose translation MLYWNEKIETMTRDELQELQLERLQQTVERSYYNVPHYRKAMQDIGLEPGDIKSLDDLSKLQFTYKSDLRDNYPYGMFAVPLSEVVRIHSTSGTTGKPTVVGYTRNDINTWSELMARALTCAGASKNDVIHNAYGYGLFTGGLGFHYGAEKVGASVIPISGGNSKRQVMIMRDYGSTILTCTPSYAVNIAEVLEEMGLTAADLKLKAGIFGAEPWSNNMRKNIEEKLGIIALDIYGLSEIIGPGVAIECPEKNGLHIFEDHFIPEIIDPETGDVLPYGSVGELVFTSLTKEALPMLRYRTRDITSLTLEKCPCGRTHVKMQRVSGRTDDMLIIRGVNVFPSQIESVLLQAGLVEPHYLIIVDRVKNLDTIEVQVEVSPTLFSDKIRKLEELGRKIEADMVSMLGISIKVRLVEPKSIERSEGKAKRVLDKRKI comes from the coding sequence ATTTTGTACTGGAACGAAAAAATTGAAACAATGACTCGAGATGAATTACAGGAACTACAGTTAGAACGTCTGCAGCAAACAGTGGAAAGATCATATTACAATGTGCCTCACTATCGGAAGGCTATGCAGGACATAGGCCTAGAACCTGGCGATATCAAAAGTTTAGATGATCTTTCGAAGCTACAGTTTACTTATAAAAGCGATTTGCGGGATAATTATCCCTACGGTATGTTTGCAGTGCCTTTAAGCGAGGTGGTGCGTATTCATTCCACTTCAGGGACTACCGGTAAGCCTACTGTTGTAGGGTACACTAGAAATGATATAAATACTTGGTCTGAATTGATGGCTCGTGCTCTAACCTGTGCCGGTGCTTCCAAAAATGATGTAATTCATAATGCTTATGGTTATGGATTATTTACTGGAGGCCTAGGATTTCATTATGGGGCAGAAAAAGTTGGTGCATCTGTAATCCCTATTTCCGGCGGTAATAGTAAAAGGCAAGTGATGATTATGCGCGACTATGGCAGTACTATATTAACTTGTACTCCTTCATACGCCGTCAACATTGCCGAAGTACTAGAGGAAATGGGTTTAACAGCAGCTGATTTGAAACTAAAAGCAGGAATTTTTGGTGCTGAACCCTGGTCCAACAATATGCGGAAGAATATTGAGGAAAAACTGGGCATTATTGCTTTAGATATATACGGTCTAAGTGAAATTATTGGCCCAGGTGTAGCCATAGAATGTCCTGAAAAAAATGGGCTCCATATTTTTGAAGATCACTTTATTCCTGAGATAATTGATCCGGAAACTGGAGATGTATTGCCTTATGGCAGTGTAGGGGAATTAGTTTTTACTTCACTGACTAAGGAAGCATTGCCAATGCTGCGCTACCGAACAAGGGATATAACATCCCTTACTTTAGAAAAGTGTCCCTGTGGTCGTACTCACGTTAAAATGCAGCGGGTCAGCGGTCGTACTGATGACATGTTGATTATTCGAGGAGTAAACGTTTTCCCATCTCAAATTGAAAGTGTTTTATTACAGGCGGGCTTAGTAGAACCTCATTATTTAATTATCGTAGACCGTGTTAAGAATCTGGACACCATTGAAGTACAAGTAGAAGTCTCACCTACATTGTTTTCTGATAAAATTCGTAAACTAGAAGAATTAGGACGTAAAATAGAAGCAGATATGGTAAGCATGCTAGGTATATCCATAAAAGTAAGGTTAGTTGAACCCAAGTCTATCGAACGCAGCGAAGGAAAAGCGAAAAGAGTGCTGGACAAAAGAAAGATTTAA
- the hisC gene encoding histidinol-phosphate transaminase yields the protein MSEYQGIVARKALEKIKPYVPGKPLEEVERELGITNAIKMASNENPLGPSPKAVGATQKSLAKLHIYPDGACHNLTQKLVEHLKIGAEQIFIGNGSDSAIKLLGETFINPGDNAIMATPSFSEYDFSVKLMGGESKEIPCVDFKHDLASMLQAIDEKTKMVFICNPNNPTGTIITRQEIDDFMARVPENILVVFDEAYYEYVSDPQFVTGLEYIKKGYKNVIVLRTFSKIYGLAALRVGYAVADANLISWLKRAMLPFDVNTLAQVGATAALDDKEHVEKSKNVNEAGKKYLYEKFSAMGLTYTETETNFIWVKINQDCRKVFQAMLREGIIIRTGDIFGFNEYIRVTIGTPEQNERFINTLTKVVENIKK from the coding sequence ATGTCGGAATATCAAGGAATTGTTGCTAGAAAAGCCTTAGAAAAAATCAAACCCTATGTGCCTGGGAAACCATTGGAAGAAGTTGAAAGGGAACTGGGAATTACCAATGCTATTAAAATGGCCTCTAACGAAAATCCCTTAGGACCGTCTCCAAAGGCAGTTGGGGCCACCCAAAAAAGTTTAGCTAAATTACATATTTACCCAGATGGTGCCTGCCATAATTTAACTCAAAAACTAGTAGAACATCTAAAAATAGGTGCTGAGCAAATTTTTATTGGCAACGGATCTGACTCTGCCATTAAGCTTTTAGGTGAGACTTTTATTAACCCTGGGGACAATGCCATTATGGCTACTCCCAGTTTTTCTGAATATGATTTTTCGGTGAAACTAATGGGTGGGGAAAGTAAAGAAATACCCTGTGTAGATTTTAAACACGATTTAGCTAGTATGCTTCAGGCAATAGATGAAAAAACAAAAATGGTTTTTATTTGTAATCCTAATAATCCTACAGGAACTATTATTACGCGACAGGAAATTGACGATTTTATGGCTAGGGTTCCGGAAAACATTTTAGTGGTATTTGATGAAGCTTATTATGAATACGTATCTGATCCCCAATTTGTTACGGGTTTAGAGTATATTAAAAAAGGCTATAAAAATGTCATAGTTTTAAGAACTTTTTCTAAAATCTATGGCTTAGCAGCCTTACGTGTAGGCTATGCTGTTGCTGATGCTAACCTTATTTCCTGGTTAAAAAGAGCCATGCTGCCTTTTGATGTAAACACACTGGCTCAGGTAGGGGCCACAGCTGCTTTAGATGATAAGGAACATGTGGAAAAAAGCAAAAATGTTAACGAAGCAGGAAAAAAATATTTGTACGAAAAATTTTCTGCTATGGGATTAACATATACTGAGACGGAAACTAATTTTATTTGGGTAAAGATTAATCAAGATTGCCGTAAAGTGTTCCAAGCAATGCTGCGAGAGGGAATAATTATTAGAACTGGGGATATTTTTGGTTTTAATGAGTATATACGGGTAACTATTGGAACCCCAGAACAAAACGAAAGGTTTATTAATACTTTAACAAAGGTAGTAGAAAATATTAAAAAATAG
- the murI gene encoding glutamate racemase: MIPIGVFDSGVGGLTVVRQVFKKLPDQKIIYYGDTARVPYGGKPKEELIYLADIITNFLISKGAKVIVDACNSTSAVALEHLQNKYNIPVLGVIEPGVTSALEATKNGKIGLIATKATVQSGMHSRKIKELSPNVKIYAQSCPEFVPLIEEGKITGAEIKIAAQKYLLPLKKAGIDTLILGCTHYPFIAPLLAEILGDDVTLVDPAVETVNQLCAYMPQRSTQEVNNQYDFYVSGDAEQFGKIANELLAGYSVQNVEKLVVV, translated from the coding sequence ATGATACCTATAGGCGTATTCGATTCAGGCGTAGGTGGACTAACGGTGGTTAGGCAAGTCTTTAAGAAACTACCGGACCAAAAAATAATCTACTACGGAGATACAGCTCGTGTCCCCTACGGAGGAAAACCTAAAGAAGAATTAATTTACTTAGCAGATATTATAACGAATTTTTTAATCTCTAAAGGGGCGAAAGTAATTGTAGATGCTTGTAACAGCACTTCTGCCGTGGCCTTAGAGCATTTACAAAACAAATATAATATTCCTGTACTGGGAGTTATTGAGCCAGGTGTTACGTCAGCATTAGAGGCTACAAAAAACGGCAAGATTGGCTTGATAGCAACAAAAGCTACTGTCCAAAGTGGTATGCATAGTAGAAAAATTAAAGAGTTAAGTCCTAATGTTAAAATATATGCTCAGTCATGTCCGGAATTTGTTCCTCTAATCGAGGAAGGTAAAATAACTGGAGCAGAAATAAAGATTGCTGCCCAAAAATATCTTTTGCCTCTAAAAAAGGCAGGTATTGATACATTGATCTTAGGGTGTACACATTATCCTTTTATTGCCCCCCTCTTGGCAGAAATATTAGGTGATGATGTAACTTTAGTAGATCCGGCTGTTGAAACAGTAAATCAACTTTGTGCTTACATGCCCCAGCGCAGTACTCAAGAGGTTAACAATCAATATGATTTTTACGTAAGTGGCGATGCAGAACAATTTGGCAAAATAGCTAATGAGCTTTTAGCTGGATATTCGGTTCAAAATGTGGAAAAGCTAGTTGTTGTGTGA
- a CDS encoding N-acetylmuramoyl-L-alanine amidase, translated as MIGRNKALADIRKVMQLKKYSTRWFFVLTVLLCNIFFGTVLVNAYAAGENVRITVNDKEIQADVQPYIDNQNRTMVSIRVISQELGYSVEWNSQAQEVTVRGQGTTIKLWVGKTESLVNGRQVTLDTTATLKDGRVMVPLRFIMESLGVSVNYNNQTRVVSIVQKDKGQENVEVIPVSGKVAQVSGSVVNIRSGPGTNYAVKTKVYSGQKLDVLGQNKSGDWYQVAVANNNAGWIAGSLVTLRSEGDTSSRTPEPGENSQTDTDTSDEELVSIENISVDTTGNDVTFTVTASGKLNYSTFRLDNPRRLVVDFPNSVLKLSEQLDTISVNQGLVKSIRVGQYSVRQSRITVDITGAAGIALASSANNSSKLTFKVEKPSLKGKTIVIDPGHGSIQSGGSSDPGARGPSGLFERDVVLNVSLKVKELLEAKGAKVIMTRTGNTYLTLKGRAEVANKNNAQIFVCIHCNASTSRSANGTATYYYAQGSLSTQREIRQRLASTVQEQLVKAIGRKNRGIVEANFAVLRYTNVPSILVETAFISNYEEEALLAKSDFQDKIAVGITNGIEKYFME; from the coding sequence ATGATTGGTAGAAATAAAGCTTTGGCAGACATAAGGAAGGTGATGCAACTGAAAAAGTATAGTACAAGATGGTTTTTTGTTTTAACCGTACTCCTTTGTAACATCTTTTTTGGGACAGTACTGGTTAATGCGTATGCTGCCGGAGAAAATGTCAGGATTACTGTTAATGACAAAGAGATTCAAGCCGATGTACAGCCCTATATTGACAACCAAAATCGCACTATGGTTTCGATTCGTGTTATCAGCCAAGAACTAGGTTATAGCGTTGAGTGGAATAGCCAGGCTCAGGAAGTTACAGTCCGGGGCCAAGGAACTACAATTAAGTTGTGGGTTGGTAAGACTGAATCCTTGGTTAATGGGCGGCAGGTTACACTTGATACCACTGCTACGCTGAAAGACGGTAGAGTAATGGTGCCTTTACGCTTCATTATGGAAAGCTTAGGGGTAAGTGTAAATTACAACAACCAAACAAGAGTAGTAAGTATTGTCCAAAAAGACAAAGGACAGGAAAATGTAGAGGTTATCCCTGTTAGTGGAAAAGTAGCTCAAGTTTCCGGTTCCGTAGTTAATATTCGCAGCGGACCTGGGACAAATTATGCTGTTAAAACCAAGGTTTATAGCGGTCAAAAGCTAGATGTGCTGGGGCAAAATAAAAGCGGGGATTGGTATCAGGTAGCGGTTGCTAACAATAATGCAGGTTGGATTGCAGGCAGCTTAGTAACACTGCGTTCCGAAGGAGACACCTCATCAAGAACTCCGGAACCTGGAGAAAATTCTCAAACTGATACAGATACTTCAGATGAAGAACTAGTATCAATTGAGAATATTAGTGTGGATACTACCGGAAATGATGTTACATTTACCGTAACTGCCAGCGGCAAATTAAATTATTCTACATTCCGCTTAGATAATCCTCGCAGGCTGGTAGTAGATTTTCCAAACAGTGTTCTAAAACTCTCGGAACAGCTGGATACAATTAGTGTTAATCAGGGACTTGTAAAAAGCATTCGTGTGGGACAATATAGCGTGAGACAGTCTAGAATAACAGTAGATATAACTGGTGCTGCAGGGATTGCCTTAGCTAGCTCAGCAAACAATAGCAGTAAACTAACCTTTAAAGTCGAAAAACCTTCGTTAAAAGGAAAGACTATTGTTATTGACCCTGGACATGGCAGTATTCAATCTGGAGGATCATCTGACCCAGGTGCAAGAGGCCCCAGCGGACTTTTTGAAAGGGACGTTGTTTTGAATGTTTCCCTCAAAGTTAAGGAGCTATTGGAGGCTAAGGGAGCAAAAGTCATTATGACGAGAACGGGGAATACTTACCTAACTTTAAAGGGCAGAGCTGAGGTTGCTAATAAAAATAATGCTCAAATTTTTGTATGTATCCATTGCAATGCTAGTACAAGCCGGTCGGCTAACGGCACTGCAACTTACTATTATGCTCAAGGCAGTTTATCTACCCAACGAGAAATAAGACAAAGACTCGCCAGTACTGTACAAGAACAATTGGTAAAAGCTATTGGACGTAAGAATAGGGGCATTGTGGAAGCTAATTTTGCCGTTTTAAGATATACCAATGTACCGTCAATTTTAGTAGAAACAGCTTTTATTTCTAACTACGAAGAAGAAGCACTACTTGCCAAAAGCGATTTTCAGGATAAAATTGCAGTAGGTATTACAAATGGCATAGAAAAGTATTTCATGGAATAA
- the rph gene encoding ribonuclease PH: MGRNGGRHLDALRPVQIIRNYLQYAEGSCLISVGNTKVICTASIEDKVPPFLKGTNQGWITAEYAMLPRSTKTRTFREVTKGKASGRTQEIQRLVGRSLRSVVDLSVIGERTIWLDCDVLQADGGTRTAAVTGAFIALVDALQGMVQKKIIAELPVADFLAATSVGKVNGKLVLDLEYEEDSQAEVDMNVVMTAQGKIVEIQGTAEKSPFDRTELNKLLDLAQKGISELIALQRKTLAQNLEGAYHA, translated from the coding sequence ATGGGAAGAAATGGTGGAAGGCATTTAGACGCATTAAGGCCGGTACAAATAATAAGGAATTACCTGCAATATGCTGAAGGTTCCTGTTTAATCTCAGTAGGAAATACTAAGGTAATCTGTACCGCTTCAATAGAAGATAAAGTGCCTCCTTTTTTGAAAGGTACTAACCAAGGGTGGATTACGGCAGAATATGCTATGCTTCCCCGTTCGACAAAGACTAGAACTTTCCGTGAAGTAACTAAAGGCAAAGCGTCAGGGAGAACCCAAGAAATACAACGCCTAGTTGGACGTTCTTTACGTTCTGTTGTAGATTTATCTGTCATTGGGGAAAGAACTATTTGGCTAGATTGCGATGTTCTTCAGGCAGATGGAGGTACAAGAACAGCGGCAGTTACTGGTGCTTTTATTGCTTTAGTTGATGCGTTGCAGGGAATGGTTCAAAAGAAGATAATTGCTGAACTACCAGTGGCAGATTTCTTAGCAGCAACCAGCGTTGGCAAAGTAAATGGTAAATTGGTTCTGGATTTGGAGTACGAGGAAGATTCGCAAGCGGAAGTAGATATGAATGTAGTTATGACTGCCCAGGGTAAAATAGTTGAAATTCAAGGAACTGCAGAAAAATCCCCTTTTGATCGAACGGAATTAAATAAACTATTGGATTTAGCTCAAAAGGGTATTTCTGAGCTTATTGCCTTACAGCGCAAAACATTGGCTCAGAATTTAGAAGGAGCGTACCATGCTTGA
- a CDS encoding XTP/dITP diphosphatase: MLEIVVATRNQGKLKEFKQLIQGLPIKLYSLDDFTEIPEIAETGSTFQENALLKARIVSQTTGLVTLADDSGLEVDKLHGEPGIYSARYAGEPTNDQANNAKLLNKLQGIPLAERTARFRAVIAIYLPEGKYYFAEGSCAGLIGLEPKGNFGFGYDPLFILPDLNKTMAELALEEKNEFSHRAKAFRQSVAILEKIIDKTAK, encoded by the coding sequence ATGCTTGAAATTGTTGTTGCCACACGTAATCAGGGAAAATTGAAGGAATTTAAGCAGCTGATCCAAGGTCTGCCTATAAAATTATACTCCTTAGATGATTTTACAGAAATTCCGGAGATAGCTGAAACGGGCAGTACTTTTCAGGAAAATGCTCTTTTAAAAGCAAGAATAGTATCCCAAACTACAGGACTAGTTACTTTAGCTGATGATTCAGGTTTAGAGGTTGATAAATTGCATGGTGAGCCGGGAATATATTCAGCACGCTATGCTGGGGAACCAACTAACGACCAAGCTAATAATGCTAAGCTTTTAAATAAATTACAGGGGATTCCTTTAGCAGAAAGAACAGCCCGATTTCGTGCGGTCATTGCAATTTATTTGCCGGAGGGGAAATATTATTTTGCTGAGGGAAGTTGTGCGGGATTAATTGGCCTGGAACCAAAAGGGAACTTTGGCTTCGGCTACGATCCTTTGTTTATTTTGCCGGACTTAAACAAAACCATGGCAGAACTAGCTTTGGAAGAAAAAAACGAGTTTAGCCATAGAGCTAAGGCTTTTCGACAGTCTGTCGCAATTCTAGAAAAAATTATTGATAAAACAGCAAAATAG
- a CDS encoding ACT domain-containing protein, with translation MKIKQISVFLENKSGRLASVTKTLAQNNINIRALSIADTSDFGILRLIVDQPEFAYQKLKANGFTVSETEVIGVAMPDEPGGLAKVLQELEESEINIEYLYAFLSKSHENALVIFRVENIDEAIVKLTDKGLKVLPGDQIYKL, from the coding sequence GTGAAAATTAAACAAATATCTGTTTTTTTAGAAAACAAATCAGGAAGGCTGGCCTCTGTAACTAAAACATTAGCACAAAATAACATTAATATTCGGGCCCTTTCTATAGCAGATACATCGGATTTCGGAATTTTGCGCTTAATTGTAGATCAACCTGAATTCGCTTACCAAAAGCTTAAGGCTAACGGTTTCACGGTAAGTGAAACTGAGGTTATTGGAGTAGCAATGCCGGATGAGCCCGGAGGCTTAGCTAAAGTGCTGCAAGAACTCGAAGAATCAGAAATTAATATTGAATACCTTTATGCTTTTTTAAGTAAAAGCCATGAAAATGCTTTAGTAATTTTTAGAGTAGAAAATATTGATGAGGCTATTGTTAAATTAACTGATAAAGGTTTAAAAGTACTGCCTGGAGACCAAATTTATAAATTATAG
- a CDS encoding GerMN domain-containing protein: protein MFRLQFKKSLCLLVFATIMLAIVAGCSTTDTLSSLKAKFSGNEEPTSANLEESTGIAEDQIASEEAQTETTKVLLYFSNADGKALVAEERTIPKVDGLARETINQLIQGPEAQSKLKATIPAGTKLKDINIRPDGKAIVDFSQDLVTNYSGDGTAETLTVYSIVNTLTQFPTVKEVQILVDGKQVETIGGHVKVSSAMTRDDKIIE from the coding sequence TTGTTTAGACTGCAGTTTAAAAAGAGTTTATGCTTACTTGTATTTGCCACAATTATGCTGGCCATTGTCGCTGGATGTAGTACTACGGATACTCTAAGTTCATTAAAAGCAAAATTTAGCGGCAACGAAGAGCCGACTTCTGCTAACCTGGAAGAAAGCACTGGAATAGCTGAGGACCAAATTGCTTCTGAGGAGGCCCAGACTGAAACTACTAAAGTGCTTCTCTATTTCAGCAACGCAGATGGAAAAGCTTTAGTAGCTGAAGAACGTACTATCCCTAAAGTCGATGGTTTAGCTAGAGAAACAATCAATCAGCTTATTCAGGGACCCGAAGCACAAAGCAAACTAAAAGCAACAATTCCGGCTGGTACTAAGCTGAAGGATATTAATATTCGCCCGGATGGAAAAGCTATTGTTGATTTTAGTCAAGATTTAGTTACTAATTATTCCGGCGATGGAACAGCCGAAACACTAACTGTTTATTCCATAGTAAACACCTTGACCCAATTTCCAACGGTGAAAGAAGTACAAATTTTAGTTGATGGCAAACAGGTGGAAACTATTGGTGGTCATGTTAAAGTTTCTTCTGCAATGACTAGAGATGATAAAATAATTGAATAA